The Flammeovirga pectinis genomic interval GTCTAATTTATAATCAAGGTTCCTTATAAAACGAAAAAGCCACTCCTCTGAAAAAGAGAAGTGGCTTTCTTATTTTATGATGCTAACTTATTTCTTTGCTTTAATCACTAATTGATCGCCAGCAAAAAGTTGCAGTTCACCATTTTCAATTTTGTAATTATCAACTTTGTCTACTTGTGCAAAGAAAGCACTTTCAACATCACCGTTAGGGCACATCATTCTAGTTGCCGCTAAAGGACCAATTTTTACAGTATTAGAAAAAGCATCTAATTTAATAGCTCCTTTAAAGTTGTTACACCCTCCGTTGCCACTTACTTCACTTCGGTTGTTTATGCTGATAGAAGGAGCTTTTTCTCCTAAATCATCTACACCGTTAATGAAAGATACTTTCCAGTTTTTATAAATATTTTGATGGTTCACACCTTTCTTAGCAGTTAAAAGAACCTCATCATCTAAAGATATCGTGATTACATCTCCTTCTACAGCTACTTTATTAAATTTTTCAAGAACCTTACCTAAAGCTCTTTCATTTTCTGCAACTTCCTCACAGAACATCATAGTAGACATAAAAGGACCACCTTTATAAGTGTTATTTTCCTCGTCGTATTCCATTTGTCCGTTTAAGCCGTTACAACCTGCAAAACCAAAAATGCTGTTTTTATTGGTGTCGAAAATAATATATGTTTTCATTGGGTCAGTCACCTCACCATTTAAAGTAGAGATAACCCATGTTCCATTTATTTTTACAAAAGGTTTTTCTGTTTCTTTCAAGATCTTTACAAGTTTATATTTTAAAGACGATGCATCTGCAGGTGGATTTTCCACATTAGATACGGCTACTTCAACAACATATTCTGTTCCTTCAGTATACGTAAAGCCTTCGATAGCTCCGTAGAAATTGCTCCATTCTGCAGCATCTCCTTCTTTTACTTGATAACATTTTTGAGGACCTACTCCAGTGCAGTCTACTTGTTGTGCACCAATAACCATTGTTTTATGATTTGCTGTAGGTTGCTTTGAAGTGGCACAGCTAGAAAATAGTGCTGCTATAAGAATGATAAAATTGTACTTGATAAAATTAGTCATATTCTCGTGTAGTTATGTTTGAAACCTATTAAACGGTTTGATTTCAATTTTAGTTTGATATTCTACAATAGAAACCGTTATAAAGATAGAAAAGTGCCATTGACACATCTGATTTACAGCAATTAAGAAAAGTTAAATATTCAACAGGTTTAATTTTTTAGTATCATAAAAACGTTTTTCAGCTAAAAAACATCTTTTAAAACACCGATAGATAGTATATAAAGGCACCTTTTGATATTTGTATTATAATTAAACGATTATGAGATATAGATGAAATCCATTGTACTGTACATTTGTAATAACAAAAAGAACAAGTATAGTAGACAAAAAAGCTGATGTGTGGCTTAAAGAAATTATAGCGAATTAAACAGAAATAATGATGTGTACGCCTTGCATTTCAAGGTTATGTGTGACTTACAATTTTACAACGTGACTATTTAATCACTAACTTCATGACATAAGGCCTCTATCATTTATTTGATAGAGGTTTTTTTTGTACTTCTACCTCTGTTTGACCTATTTATAATTGTAAAATAAATAGCACAAATTTTAAATAATGATTGAATTTTTGTTTTCGTGTAATCAACGATAACCTTTGTTTAAAGTATATTAAAGCCATTTTTCTTACGGAGAAAGACTTTATTTGTAGAGTGAAATAGCATATTTTTTCAATATGTCTGAATAGAGTAAATTTTACATGAATTAGTGTTCATGATTTTGTTTGAATAAGACTATTTTTGATATAAAGGATGTAATAAGTGTAACATCTTTTATTGAAAAAGTATAGAATAAATTTTTTGATTGAAATGAATAAACTAATTACTTCCTTATTACTAATGATGTTGAGCTTTAATATATCGGCACAAAGTAATGATTGGGAAAACGAACAAATAACTCAGGTTAACAAAGAAAAAGCACATGCAACTTTGTATTTTGATGATAAACCAGAGAATGTAACATTACTAAATGGAATATGGGACTTTGCGTATTATGCAGATATTTCTGAAGTACCATCAAATGCTAAGCCTAATAAATGGGATAAAATACCTGTGCCATCTGCTTGGCAAATGCAAGGTTTTGGAGCTCCAATTTATACAAATATAACTTATCCTTTTAATGCAAACCCTCCTTATATCAAGGCAGAAAATGGTAATTCTGTAGGGATTTATCAAAGAGAATTTTCGGTAAATAAAATAGACAGTAAAGAATATTACGTTCGTTTTGAAAGTGTTTCGTCTGCTTTCTACTTATGGGTGAACGATAAAAAAGTGGGCTATAGCCAAGATAGTTGGTCGCCTGCCGAATTTGATATTACTAAATATTTAAAAGCTGGTAAGAATACACTTAGGCTAGAAGTAATTCGTTGGTGCGATGGTTCTTATTTAGAAGATCAAGACGGTTGGAGAATGAGCGGTATTTTTAGAGATGTATTTTTAATTGATCGTTCAAAAGTACATATCAGAGATTTCTTTGCTGTAACAAAAAAAGTATCTGAGAAATCAGCAGAATTAAAGTTAGATATAGATGTACTTAACTTGTTGGCTAAATCAGATGGTAACTATTCTTTAGCATATTCTTTAATGGATGGAAATAAAGTTGTTGCAAAAGGAACTAAAACGATTGATTTATCTTCTAAAGAAAGTATTGTTGATTTTTCAAGTCTATTAAAGAAACCAAAATTATGGTCTACTGAAACACCTTATTTATATAACCTACAATTAACATTACTAAAAGAGGGGAAAGAAGTAGATGTGGTAACGTCTAAAATTGGGGTAAGAGAAATTACCATTTCTGATAAACAAGAAATAGTTTTAAATGGTAGACCTTTTTTAATTAAAGGAATTAATGTTGTAGAACACGATCCAATTCATGGTAAATATCTACCAAAGGAACGTATTATGCAGACAATTCTGCGTCTAAAACAAACGAATATTAATACGGTCAGAACGTCTCATTATCCAGCAAGTCCGTATTTCTACCAATTATGTGATCAGTTTGGTTTATTCGTAATTGATGAAGCAAATGTAGAATCTCATGGTATGGGTTACAAACCAAATGAAACGTTAGCAAACAACCCAAAATGGGAGAAGCAACACGTAGAAAGAATTGAGGCAGTTGTTGAGCGAGATAAAAACCATGCAAGTGTAATTATGTGGTCTTTTGGAAATGAAGCTGGAAACGGTGTAAATATGGTAGCAATGCAAAAAGCGACTAAAGCTATAGATACTACTCGCCCAACTAATTACCATTTTGCTACAGAACCTTGGGCTTTCGATTCTTTTGGAGGAGGTTTTCCTTATCAAAAAAAGAAATGGGGGAGATATATGGCGGTTGAAGATGTAGAGAAAATTGCTAAAAAAGGATTGGATAGACCCTATTTATTGAATGAGTACGCACATGGTATGGGTAATGCAATGGGTAATTTTGCAGAGTACCAAGAAGTATTCGAAAAGTATCCTGCCTTAATTGGTGGTTGTATTTGGGATTTTGTAGATCAAGGTATTACAAAGTCTACAGATGGTAAATGGGGAGCAGCATTGGATAACCCAGAATTAGCAAATACAGAAGCATTAAAACCTGGAACAAAATATTATTGGGCAGTTGGAGGAGATTTTGGTCATGATATGAGTACTGATTACAATTTCTGTATGAATGGTATTTTTATGTCGGATTTATCTCCAACGCCTAAAAGTGTTGAAGTAAAACGCATTTTTCAGAATGTAGGTTTTGCTTTTAATACTGATAAAGTAACGATAAGTAATAATTACATCTACAATAATTTATCAGCTTATAGTTTTACATGGTCTTTATATAAAGAAGGGCAATCGGTTAAATCAGGTACTTTGAAAGTGAACCTTGCTGCTGGTGCACAAAAAGAATTTACTATTCCGAGCTTTTCAGAAGGTTTGGTTGAAGGGGTAGAGTATGTACTTCAGGTATCAGCAAAAACTAAAACAAAAACTGCTTGGGCAGAGAAAGAGTTTGAAGTTGCTTATGCTGAAAATATAATTCAAAATTATTCATTTAATGATAATGTATTTACAAGTGCATCATCAATTAAAAATGAGAACACTCCACAACAAATTACATTAGAAGTAGGAAGCACTAAATTAGTATTTGATAAACGAAAAGGAGAAGTTATAGCTTTAGAAAAAGAAGGTGTGAACTACTTGGAAGGACAATTTGCATTGTCATTTTGGAGAGCGAGTATTGATAATGATAAAAAATCTATAGAAGATTGGCACAAGGCAGGATTAAACAATATGCTTACTAAGGTGCAAAATATTACACTAGAAAATAATGTAATTGAGGTCAAAAAAATGCACAAATCGCCAATGGCACGTTTCTCTTTCTATACCATTGAAAAAATTACGTTGGGAGAAGGTGGGGCATTAAAATTAGCCGTCGATATAAAACCTATTTTATTTAAAGGCCAAGCCCCTAAAACGTTACCAAGAGTAGGGTATGAAATTCATGTACCAAAATCGTTAGCAACAACAACATGGTATGGTAGAGGCCCTGGTTCTTCTTATATAGACCGATTTACAGGTATGCAGATGGGCATTTATACGGCAGGGATCGACCAACAATTTGTAAACTATGCTAAGCCTCAGGAAAATGGGAACAGATCTGACGTACGTTGGGTAAATGTAATTAATGAGAAAAAGGAAGGGATTAAAGTCTCTGGAAATACAC includes:
- a CDS encoding META domain-containing protein, whose translation is MTNFIKYNFIILIAALFSSCATSKQPTANHKTMVIGAQQVDCTGVGPQKCYQVKEGDAAEWSNFYGAIEGFTYTEGTEYVVEVAVSNVENPPADASSLKYKLVKILKETEKPFVKINGTWVISTLNGEVTDPMKTYIIFDTNKNSIFGFAGCNGLNGQMEYDEENNTYKGGPFMSTMMFCEEVAENERALGKVLEKFNKVAVEGDVITISLDDEVLLTAKKGVNHQNIYKNWKVSFINGVDDLGEKAPSISINNRSEVSGNGGCNNFKGAIKLDAFSNTVKIGPLAATRMMCPNGDVESAFFAQVDKVDNYKIENGELQLFAGDQLVIKAKK
- a CDS encoding glycoside hydrolase family 2 TIM barrel-domain containing protein, with product MNKLITSLLLMMLSFNISAQSNDWENEQITQVNKEKAHATLYFDDKPENVTLLNGIWDFAYYADISEVPSNAKPNKWDKIPVPSAWQMQGFGAPIYTNITYPFNANPPYIKAENGNSVGIYQREFSVNKIDSKEYYVRFESVSSAFYLWVNDKKVGYSQDSWSPAEFDITKYLKAGKNTLRLEVIRWCDGSYLEDQDGWRMSGIFRDVFLIDRSKVHIRDFFAVTKKVSEKSAELKLDIDVLNLLAKSDGNYSLAYSLMDGNKVVAKGTKTIDLSSKESIVDFSSLLKKPKLWSTETPYLYNLQLTLLKEGKEVDVVTSKIGVREITISDKQEIVLNGRPFLIKGINVVEHDPIHGKYLPKERIMQTILRLKQTNINTVRTSHYPASPYFYQLCDQFGLFVIDEANVESHGMGYKPNETLANNPKWEKQHVERIEAVVERDKNHASVIMWSFGNEAGNGVNMVAMQKATKAIDTTRPTNYHFATEPWAFDSFGGGFPYQKKKWGRYMAVEDVEKIAKKGLDRPYLLNEYAHGMGNAMGNFAEYQEVFEKYPALIGGCIWDFVDQGITKSTDGKWGAALDNPELANTEALKPGTKYYWAVGGDFGHDMSTDYNFCMNGIFMSDLSPTPKSVEVKRIFQNVGFAFNTDKVTISNNYIYNNLSAYSFTWSLYKEGQSVKSGTLKVNLAAGAQKEFTIPSFSEGLVEGVEYVLQVSAKTKTKTAWAEKEFEVAYAENIIQNYSFNDNVFTSASSIKNENTPQQITLEVGSTKLVFDKRKGEVIALEKEGVNYLEGQFALSFWRASIDNDKKSIEDWHKAGLNNMLTKVQNITLENNVIEVKKMHKSPMARFSFYTIEKITLGEGGALKLAVDIKPILFKGQAPKTLPRVGYEIHVPKSLATTTWYGRGPGSSYIDRFTGMQMGIYTAGIDQQFVNYAKPQENGNRSDVRWVNVINEKKEGIKVSGNTPINYSLRRYTTEDLSNAWSTWELEEENFNTLNIDFIHGGLGNGSCGQELMKKYYAEAKEYHYEIELKVISDKSDI